The proteins below are encoded in one region of Peromyscus eremicus chromosome 10, PerEre_H2_v1, whole genome shotgun sequence:
- the Gfi1 gene encoding LOW QUALITY PROTEIN: zinc finger protein Gfi-1 (The sequence of the model RefSeq protein was modified relative to this genomic sequence to represent the inferred CDS: substituted 1 base at 1 genomic stop codon), whose product MWRQLGSGRRLLSALPSGPXLPASDDQGKPGGPRCQDRAAPPPGRQLLHEVAFPRAGPWALPFPYPSYPEPAKPSRVLEGPRRSRPGGLGNRLPIALDLGGKQIRLTEASSGSGPRSGPGAGTQWQPRLPPGLRFRPEISGSGGPDSRHLSECHLVSAAPGGQAPPPAGLPLFSLARALPRPGVQTFVKRPATMPRSFLVKSKKAHSYHQPRSPGPDYSLRLETVPAPGRADDPVNAGHAKVEPRDRSSPDSHDKASGSPNSCEGSVCDPSSEFEDFWRPPSPSVSPASEKSLCRSLDEAQSYTLPFKPYAWSGLAGSDLRHLVQSYRQCPALERSAGLSLFCERGAPEPGHPAPLYGPEPAAGGAGAGPPGSCGGAGGASSGAGLGLYGDFGPAAAAGVYERTSAAAGRLYQDRGHEIHADKSVGVKVESELLCTRLLLGGGSYKCIKCSKVFSTPHGLEVHVRRSHSGTRPFACEMCGKTFGHAVSLEQHKAVHSQERSFDCKICGKSFKRSSTLSTHLLIHSDTRPYPCQYCGKRFHQKSDMKKHTFIHTGEKPHKCQVCGKAFSQSSNLITHSRKHTGFKPFGCDLCGKGFQRKVDLRRHRETQHGLK is encoded by the exons ATGTGGCGGCAGCTGGGCTCTGGACGCCGGCTCCTGAGCGCCTTGCCTTCAGGTCCCTAACTCCCGGCCTCAGATGACCAGGGGAAGCCTGGCGGGCCGCGGTGCCAGGACCGTGCCGCCCCGCCCCCTGGACGCCAGCTGCTGCACGAGGTTGCCTTCCCACGCGCTGGGCCTTGGGCCTTGCCATTCCCCTACCCCTCCTACCCGGAACCAGCAAAGCCCTCCAGGGTGCTAGAGGGGC CCCGCCGCAGCCGTCCAGGCGGGCTTGGGAATCGACTCCCCATCGCCTTGGACCTTGGAGGCAAGCAGATTCGTTTAACTGAGGCCTCCTCGGGGTCGGGCCCCCGGAGCGGACCTGGAGCTGGGACGCAGTGGCAGCCCCGCCTCCCGCCCGGGCTCAGGTTTCGACCCGAGATTAG TGGCAGCGGAGGCCCGGACTCGCGCCACCTGTCCGAGTGCCACCTGGTGAGCGCGGCGCCCGGgggccaagcccctcctcccgcgggcctccctctcttctccctggccCGTGCTCTCCCTCGGCCTGG GGTCCAAACGTTCGTCAAGCGGCCGGCCACCATGCCGCGCTCCTTCCTGGTCAAGAGCAAGAAGGCGCACAGCTACCACCAACCGCGTTCCCCGGGGCCAGACTACTCCCTCCGTCTGGAGACCGTGCCCGCGCCCGGCAGAGCAG ACGACCCTGTGAACGCAGGCCACGCGAAGGTGGAGCCCCGAGACCGTTCGTCCCCCGACTCTCACGACAAAGCCTCCGGGTCCCCCAACAGCTGCGAGGGCAGCGTGTGTGACCCGAGCTCCGAGTTCGAGGACTTCTGGAGGCCTCCTTCTCCCTCGGTGTCTCCGG CCTCTGAGAAGTCGCTGTGCCGGTCCCTGGACGAAGCTCAGTCCTACACCCTGCCTTTCAAGCCCTACGCGTGGAGCGGCCTTGCGGGGTCGGACCTGCGGCACCTGGTGCAGAGCTATCGGCAGTGCCCCGCCCTGGAGCGCAGCGCCGGCCTGAGCCTCTTCTGCGAGCGCGGCGCCCCCGAGCCGGGACACCCGGCCCCGCTGTACGGCCCGGAGCCGGCCGCGGGCGGAGCCGGTGCGGGGCCACCCGGGAGCTGCGGCGGCGCAGGCGGAGCCTCCAGCGGCGCGGGCCTGGGGCTCTACGGAGACTTCGGGCCTGCGGCGGCGGCCGGCGTGTACGAACGGACGAGCGCAGCAGCTGGCCGGCTGTACCAAGATCGCGGCCACGAGATCCACGCAGACAAGAGCGTGGGCGTCAAGGTGGAGTCGGAGCTGCTGTGCACCCGCCTGCTGCTGGGCGGCGGCTCCTACAAATGCATCAAATGCAGCAAG GTGTTCTCCACACCGCACGGGCTGGAGGTGCACGTGCGCCGGTCCCACAGCGGCACGAGACCATTTGCGTGCGAGATGTGCGGCAAGACCTTCGGGCACGCGGTGAGCCTGGAGCAGCACAAGGCCGTGCACTCCCAG GAACGAAGCTTTGACTGTAAGATCTGTGGCAAGAGCTTCAAGAGGTCGTCCACGCTGTCCACACACCTGCTCATTCACTCGGACACCCGGCCCTACCCCTGTCAGTACTGTGGCAAGAGGTTCCATCAGAAGTCAGACATGAAGAAGCACACCTTCATCCACACAG